From the genome of Pseudobacteriovorax antillogorgiicola, one region includes:
- a CDS encoding thrombospondin type 3 repeat-containing protein has protein sequence MPNSMALIMIFLASFSMLSCSKLGNDFNQLMETCGLQNEPSFDDHRYYKVYNANGGPVDQKLLKVEFQSANKDVADEGISKTNEACLKVPKALNGTVKLLWEDDAAQEGLIFQIDDEKPHYSEIKLEKFSGSFKIWEGCGSGFKVLGRGEPYVLRISNLNESGVSARLHDDQDGISQDSFSDRGCIGIGSESNGVVVIGNATFNRGETVDLNVLNQDLDRIVDIQLQPIDRPEVLRTCAYIASPEHRVFLPKVEGKVATDIQFSFFREDGIAHWGETTAGGCIIVEANDIGTLTVHNSRKDFGKTSSISGANSEEMLTIDLLPISDFELWTTCGIVENFAETPSTSYLIEDYRNYTEATPAVSIGFQSSDSYQDLVVSSKGCVALPKEQQGNLVISDSKSFINVYPVAPSADKLLIIRSSDNKSISDFCTQEGRWKVSQGQCIPFDFIDYCKSDANGIEIDRTVKALLDQSNSTDCSEADQKLKANTSLDLSAKNLKNIDPLLSFSQLTNLNLSNNRLSDIAILEELEKLVDLDLSHNQIATLAPLQKLPNIKILQVANNNIADLTSIKDMTSLFSLDLASNQVTNISALAPLIPLEILKMESNPLGSEISLTEENCPLFPESKGVADFCQTADRLKTKCEDENKHWLADESRCISYDELYCSRDENSNWLVDEERCQMPFEKQCLKEGHSWHIEKGECMFPEKVSCLTEGGEWIIEGDTGPFSFGSEPTHPTDGRCKTAAEQQCIDDSLVWYENACYTRKHHSCISFGGVWNPERSYCTTAETLCKEQGKIYDGGCQPLSITHVEIQGDEIFLGTQSPSKLVKFSVDTGELTNFVEVNEAIVAMDSTDEHIYLAFDRSVYRYNIETRQGRHLFNTLESIRNLQVNSDFLIIYSDGLQIYRHNGQLVRKMDRHGSPIWMHYHVVNNALIEKYNDEIEIFGFEDSGKPELNHSFNIDRGRSDERELWINSEGTIAATPNGKLWSLDHEIENPYLGSFGTAISDLVFFDTRYITKLGDSLALYGADFDLKGRYAPEIPIEKLVKHGDRAYGFKVLTDDTLTYEMITPDKFTVQDVENPDDGVEKPASWDRILSDDLSGVIYFANFSESKIYRWSLTAGDWLEPLLLADNPIDVNLVKNGNDVRIAILNSLGRLRYIDLNAEEPREKYWFNNRWEGKDIVPLKDGFFLLVNGSDSSMVSWDGRMMSLKALGYLKADNLFFNPHSDYLYVIDYREYDYFKVDFESFKISEDRNFPKFRHIAAATNPSNPMRIISSKNIVLELQTNGESREIGDLGTGSLENIAWKQDTLVASRRTSYPNSDIYLYDQSFVGDVIQKDQSHLKKALLMGTHLVTILGDGDALEVKAQDLSQLADSDRDGVKDYRDNCVDIANPEQENLDGDLIGDACDNDIDGDGLPNQWEETHSLDPRRIDDAYLDSDQDGFNNLVEYQLQTNPKDAESIPQKISYYFEDFDGNTVRRWYSQDSEEQLAWEVVKCDRQSDFCLSPKEKTDQVNADFAVFELPLNVESGVLRFQVSRYFGSEISINGEIVEAIDVTDGAHEIDLKEGFNLIKFSFPLSHHSRDLINSIVFKSYDYNDAPNPTEFSYTPTQVLGEGSTDAIFLYDEESRSIFHWSQSEKRYLDSVSINSSLRSLSYESVEQKIYILHQTGRVSTIDIGNDKEKTSLGSYPQFKDGKIIAVAPGTFILSDGSDGILVKEGIESPTVQEDAFDFRSYRWEWTFRNDSLYSFTGQKIHLHQIDLENGLLSERTQLFDDRDLKGSQFFFNHDASKIISDQGVIVHREPHILIPLSNQFQEALWFQGILFTIREINQRSQIQVWDKNNISRDTFDLFGTPISLVSRGNELIAITQQAGDIEFNTIDLGNLSDEDGDGINDYNDNCSQQANSNQSDFDQDGVGDICDEDDDGDLIPDTWESKYQMNPFDARDRSIDADADGFTNHEEYLLGTDPSDLNSVPAWVETSEDLFRNSKGTKVHTPAQGEFGWSEVECTEETDFICLSPDAGFSNPSTLTLTINSDHGTLSFHATHGNGILEVLIDNQPFPIDSYKRTYIDLEPGIHEIRWIYRQDPTNGSNPIKPLLKNIQFTKLNEARLIDPEHIFTNNVSTPSADGKYIVAAQYSMPLLYVWSIEEGRFIKKIPLTSPASSLAVGARANEILIGSKSGRLTKLNIDNNQEEAIDFIPGYKNLDRIIKINDEVFLAINGVGAARLYSYDNYRSVKSFAWNGEFFGWQPALNRIYTKESESVYYRELDLSASNFSEPKLFIENLRNSNRAIQFSGDGTLYFYDNTLFDMEHNRLASIGWWNENVYDVIWYKGLTIGVHDDPYSGVKLEIYDDSHKYVKTIEYEQKRFVTMYIHNGSLKLLLEDREDNWTLEEIDE, from the coding sequence ATGCCGAACTCGATGGCTCTTATCATGATCTTCCTGGCATCCTTTTCCATGCTTTCCTGCTCAAAGTTAGGCAACGACTTCAACCAGCTAATGGAAACCTGCGGCTTACAAAACGAGCCGAGTTTCGATGACCATCGCTACTACAAGGTCTACAATGCCAATGGGGGTCCTGTTGATCAAAAGCTACTTAAAGTCGAATTTCAATCTGCAAATAAGGATGTTGCTGATGAAGGTATTTCAAAGACCAATGAAGCTTGCTTAAAAGTCCCGAAAGCACTGAATGGTACCGTAAAACTTCTATGGGAAGACGACGCCGCACAAGAAGGCTTGATATTTCAAATCGACGACGAGAAGCCCCACTACAGTGAGATCAAACTGGAGAAGTTTTCAGGTAGTTTCAAAATCTGGGAGGGCTGCGGTAGCGGATTCAAGGTTCTAGGTAGGGGAGAACCATATGTCTTGAGAATCTCCAACCTAAACGAAAGCGGCGTTTCGGCTAGACTTCACGATGACCAAGACGGAATCAGTCAAGACTCCTTTTCTGATCGAGGATGCATTGGCATCGGATCGGAATCGAATGGTGTTGTGGTTATTGGCAACGCGACATTCAATAGAGGAGAAACGGTAGATCTCAACGTGCTAAATCAAGATTTGGATAGAATCGTAGACATCCAATTGCAGCCTATCGACAGACCCGAAGTCTTAAGAACCTGCGCCTACATTGCAAGCCCCGAACACCGAGTTTTCCTTCCTAAAGTCGAGGGGAAAGTCGCTACCGATATTCAATTTTCATTCTTTCGCGAAGATGGAATCGCTCATTGGGGAGAAACCACGGCTGGGGGGTGCATTATTGTAGAGGCCAATGATATCGGGACTCTCACCGTACATAATTCTAGGAAGGACTTTGGCAAAACATCATCAATCAGTGGTGCAAACTCTGAAGAGATGTTGACGATTGATCTTCTCCCCATCAGTGATTTCGAATTGTGGACGACCTGCGGCATTGTGGAAAACTTCGCTGAGACTCCATCTACAAGCTACCTCATTGAAGACTATCGAAACTATACAGAAGCGACCCCGGCAGTATCCATTGGCTTTCAATCCAGTGACAGCTATCAAGACTTAGTCGTGTCAAGCAAGGGATGTGTCGCTCTCCCCAAGGAGCAACAGGGTAATCTAGTCATTAGCGACAGTAAGAGCTTTATCAATGTTTATCCTGTAGCTCCCTCCGCGGACAAATTGCTTATTATCAGATCAAGTGACAACAAATCGATCTCTGATTTCTGTACGCAAGAAGGCCGTTGGAAGGTATCCCAAGGTCAATGTATTCCCTTCGATTTTATCGATTACTGTAAAAGTGATGCGAATGGTATTGAAATTGATCGCACTGTAAAGGCCCTACTAGATCAATCCAATTCTACCGACTGCAGTGAAGCCGATCAAAAGCTAAAAGCCAACACCAGCTTAGACCTCAGTGCTAAGAACCTGAAGAATATAGATCCCCTACTTAGCTTCAGCCAATTGACGAATTTGAATCTTAGTAATAACAGACTGTCAGACATCGCAATACTTGAGGAACTCGAAAAACTAGTTGATCTCGACCTTAGCCATAATCAGATTGCCACTTTGGCTCCACTTCAGAAACTGCCCAACATTAAGATTCTTCAAGTGGCAAACAACAACATTGCTGATCTAACCTCTATTAAAGACATGACCAGTCTCTTTTCGTTGGACTTAGCTAGCAATCAAGTGACAAACATCTCCGCTTTAGCGCCGCTTATCCCCTTGGAAATTTTAAAGATGGAAAGCAATCCACTAGGATCAGAAATCTCTCTTACAGAGGAGAATTGCCCTCTGTTTCCGGAGTCAAAAGGAGTGGCTGACTTCTGTCAAACTGCCGATAGACTGAAAACCAAGTGTGAAGACGAAAACAAGCATTGGTTAGCAGATGAGAGCCGTTGCATCTCATACGATGAACTTTATTGCAGCCGCGATGAAAATAGCAATTGGCTGGTGGATGAAGAGCGCTGCCAGATGCCTTTCGAAAAGCAATGTCTAAAGGAAGGCCACAGTTGGCATATTGAAAAGGGAGAATGCATGTTCCCTGAAAAGGTCTCATGCCTTACTGAGGGCGGTGAGTGGATTATTGAGGGAGATACAGGCCCCTTCTCATTCGGTTCTGAACCAACTCACCCAACCGATGGCCGTTGTAAAACGGCAGCTGAGCAGCAATGCATTGACGATAGCCTTGTCTGGTATGAAAATGCCTGCTACACCCGCAAGCACCATAGCTGCATTTCCTTTGGAGGAGTCTGGAATCCCGAAAGATCTTACTGCACCACAGCAGAAACTCTTTGCAAGGAGCAGGGTAAGATATACGATGGTGGGTGTCAGCCACTGTCCATAACACATGTAGAAATCCAAGGAGACGAGATCTTTCTGGGAACTCAATCTCCATCTAAACTGGTAAAATTTTCCGTCGACACTGGTGAACTAACAAATTTTGTAGAGGTGAATGAGGCCATAGTCGCTATGGACTCAACGGACGAGCACATTTATCTTGCGTTTGATCGATCGGTATACCGCTATAACATTGAAACTCGACAAGGACGTCACCTCTTTAATACCTTGGAGAGCATCCGCAACCTCCAGGTCAACAGTGATTTTCTAATCATCTATTCGGATGGCTTACAAATATACCGGCACAATGGGCAGCTGGTCCGGAAAATGGATCGTCACGGGTCACCCATTTGGATGCACTATCACGTTGTCAACAACGCACTCATTGAGAAATACAACGACGAGATAGAAATTTTTGGATTTGAGGATTCTGGCAAACCAGAGTTGAATCACTCTTTTAACATCGACAGAGGCCGAAGTGATGAAAGGGAGCTTTGGATCAATAGCGAAGGGACCATCGCCGCGACCCCGAATGGCAAGCTTTGGAGTCTGGATCATGAGATTGAAAACCCCTATCTAGGTAGCTTTGGCACAGCAATCTCTGATTTGGTATTTTTTGATACAAGATACATAACCAAGCTTGGTGACAGCCTCGCCCTTTATGGCGCAGACTTCGATCTCAAAGGCCGGTACGCTCCTGAAATACCAATTGAGAAACTAGTGAAGCATGGGGATCGCGCCTACGGATTTAAGGTGCTTACAGATGATACACTCACATATGAGATGATCACCCCTGATAAGTTTACAGTTCAGGATGTCGAAAACCCAGATGATGGAGTAGAAAAGCCCGCTAGCTGGGATCGCATTCTTTCCGACGATTTATCAGGGGTGATCTATTTCGCCAACTTCAGCGAATCCAAGATTTATCGTTGGTCATTGACCGCAGGCGACTGGCTGGAACCTCTATTGCTCGCCGATAACCCCATCGATGTTAATCTTGTTAAGAATGGCAACGACGTGAGAATCGCCATTCTCAATTCTCTAGGACGGTTGCGATATATTGATCTCAATGCAGAAGAGCCTAGAGAGAAGTACTGGTTCAACAATCGATGGGAAGGTAAAGATATCGTCCCATTAAAAGATGGTTTTTTCCTCCTTGTAAATGGCAGTGACTCATCCATGGTTTCCTGGGATGGTAGAATGATGAGTCTGAAGGCACTGGGGTATTTAAAAGCCGACAATTTATTTTTCAACCCCCATAGTGACTATCTCTATGTCATCGACTATCGCGAATATGATTACTTCAAAGTTGACTTTGAAAGCTTCAAAATATCCGAAGATAGAAATTTTCCCAAGTTTCGTCATATAGCTGCAGCTACCAATCCCAGCAATCCTATGAGGATCATTTCTAGCAAGAATATCGTCCTAGAGTTGCAAACGAATGGAGAATCAAGAGAAATTGGCGACCTGGGGACAGGAAGCCTAGAAAACATAGCCTGGAAACAGGATACCCTTGTAGCCTCTAGAAGGACCTCCTACCCCAACTCTGACATCTACCTATACGACCAAAGCTTTGTTGGCGACGTGATTCAGAAAGACCAATCGCACCTCAAAAAAGCTCTTCTTATGGGGACTCATCTCGTCACTATTTTGGGGGATGGGGATGCTCTTGAAGTCAAAGCGCAAGATCTCAGTCAGTTGGCAGATTCGGATCGTGATGGTGTTAAGGATTACCGGGACAATTGTGTTGACATTGCTAACCCGGAACAGGAGAACCTGGATGGAGATCTTATCGGCGATGCTTGCGATAACGACATTGACGGGGATGGACTTCCCAACCAATGGGAAGAAACCCACAGCCTTGACCCAAGACGTATCGATGATGCCTATCTAGATAGTGATCAGGATGGGTTCAACAATCTAGTTGAATACCAACTGCAAACAAACCCCAAAGACGCAGAATCTATACCGCAAAAGATCTCTTACTATTTCGAAGACTTTGATGGCAATACCGTACGCAGGTGGTATTCCCAAGACTCAGAAGAACAACTAGCCTGGGAAGTAGTGAAATGCGACAGACAAAGTGATTTTTGCCTGTCGCCAAAAGAGAAAACTGATCAAGTCAATGCAGACTTCGCTGTTTTCGAGCTCCCTCTCAATGTTGAAAGTGGCGTCTTGCGTTTCCAAGTCAGCAGGTATTTCGGTTCTGAAATATCGATAAATGGCGAGATCGTAGAGGCCATCGATGTAACAGATGGTGCTCACGAAATTGACCTTAAGGAAGGCTTCAATCTAATCAAGTTTTCTTTTCCATTAAGCCACCACTCCAGAGACTTGATAAATAGCATCGTCTTCAAGTCCTATGATTACAATGATGCACCCAATCCGACGGAGTTTTCCTATACCCCCACTCAGGTATTAGGAGAGGGTTCAACTGATGCTATTTTCCTCTACGATGAGGAGAGTCGTTCCATTTTTCATTGGTCTCAAAGCGAGAAACGCTACCTAGATTCCGTATCAATTAATAGTTCCCTGAGGTCTCTGAGCTATGAAAGTGTCGAGCAGAAAATATATATCCTCCATCAAACTGGTCGCGTCTCAACCATTGATATAGGTAATGATAAAGAAAAAACTAGCTTAGGCAGCTACCCCCAATTCAAAGATGGCAAGATTATCGCTGTGGCGCCAGGGACCTTTATCTTATCGGACGGCTCCGACGGAATTCTGGTCAAAGAAGGAATAGAGTCTCCCACAGTTCAAGAAGATGCCTTCGACTTCAGGAGTTACCGTTGGGAATGGACTTTTCGAAATGACAGTCTCTATTCCTTTACAGGCCAAAAGATTCACCTACATCAGATCGATCTGGAAAACGGCCTGCTTTCGGAGCGAACACAGCTCTTTGATGATAGGGATCTGAAAGGATCACAATTCTTCTTCAATCACGACGCATCCAAGATTATTTCCGATCAAGGTGTTATAGTCCATCGCGAGCCTCATATTTTGATTCCATTGAGTAATCAATTCCAAGAAGCCCTTTGGTTTCAGGGTATCCTATTCACGATACGAGAGATCAACCAAAGGAGCCAAATTCAAGTCTGGGATAAAAACAATATCTCCAGAGACACCTTCGATCTCTTTGGCACCCCCATCTCCCTTGTGTCCCGTGGCAATGAACTCATAGCTATCACTCAACAAGCAGGAGACATTGAGTTCAACACGATTGATCTTGGCAATCTCTCCGATGAAGATGGCGATGGCATCAATGACTACAACGACAACTGTAGCCAGCAAGCAAACTCCAATCAAAGTGACTTCGATCAGGATGGAGTTGGTGATATCTGTGACGAAGATGATGATGGAGATCTTATTCCCGACACATGGGAAAGCAAGTATCAAATGAACCCATTTGATGCTCGTGATCGGAGTATCGATGCCGATGCTGATGGATTTACAAATCATGAAGAATACTTACTCGGCACTGATCCTAGCGATTTGAATTCTGTACCTGCATGGGTAGAGACTAGCGAAGATCTTTTTAGAAATTCCAAGGGAACGAAAGTTCACACTCCGGCTCAAGGAGAGTTCGGCTGGTCAGAAGTAGAATGCACTGAAGAAACTGATTTCATCTGTTTAAGTCCAGACGCTGGCTTCTCAAATCCCAGCACACTGACTCTCACTATAAATAGCGACCACGGTACCCTTAGCTTCCATGCGACTCACGGAAATGGCATTCTTGAAGTTCTGATCGACAATCAACCCTTTCCAATAGACAGCTATAAAAGAACCTACATAGATTTAGAGCCCGGAATTCACGAAATTCGCTGGATCTATCGTCAAGATCCCACCAATGGCAGCAATCCCATCAAACCACTCTTGAAAAACATTCAGTTTACTAAGCTCAACGAAGCTAGGCTGATCGACCCTGAACACATCTTTACAAATAACGTGTCGACTCCTTCCGCAGATGGCAAGTATATTGTTGCCGCCCAATATAGCATGCCCCTCCTCTACGTTTGGTCAATAGAAGAAGGAAGATTTATCAAGAAGATCCCCCTAACCTCTCCTGCTAGTAGCCTTGCCGTTGGTGCCAGAGCTAACGAGATATTGATTGGTTCCAAAAGCGGTCGCCTGACAAAACTGAATATCGATAACAATCAGGAAGAAGCGATCGACTTTATTCCTGGATACAAGAATCTCGACCGTATCATCAAAATCAATGACGAGGTTTTCTTGGCGATCAATGGCGTCGGTGCAGCAAGACTATACTCTTACGATAACTACCGATCAGTGAAAAGCTTTGCGTGGAATGGTGAGTTTTTTGGCTGGCAACCAGCACTCAATCGAATCTACACCAAAGAGAGCGAAAGTGTATACTATAGGGAACTCGATCTCTCGGCGTCTAATTTTTCAGAGCCCAAGCTTTTCATAGAGAATCTCCGTAACAGCAATCGGGCAATACAGTTTTCCGGCGATGGAACCCTGTATTTCTATGACAATACTTTATTTGACATGGAACACAATCGTCTAGCCAGTATAGGATGGTGGAATGAGAACGTCTACGATGTCATCTGGTACAAGGGCTTGACTATCGGGGTCCATGACGATCCCTATTCCGGAGTTAAGTTAGAAATCTATGATGATAGTCACAAGTATGTTAAGACCATCGAATATGAGCAGAAAAGATTTGTTACCATGTACATCCATAATGGGTCCCTAAAACTTCTCCTGGAAGATCGAGAGGACAATTGGACATTAGAAGAGATAGACGAATAG